Part of the Sinomonas atrocyanea genome is shown below.
AACGTCATCGCACGCTGGGTCATCAGCCGCCACAAGGAATTCTCGGGAGCCAACTGACATGGCCACGACCGTCCTCCAGCGGCGCAGCTCCGCGCTGACCCGCAACCGCCTGCCCCGCTTCGCGCCCTGGGCCGCGCTCGCCGTCGCCCTCGTGGTCGGCGCAGCCGCGGCCTCCCTCGTCGGCTTCAGCCTCTTCGGGTGGGGCATCTTCGCCGCGATCGCCTTCACGGTGGTCTACGCCGGCTGGAGCGCCGCGGTCGAGGGTCCCCGCAAGGCCAAGGACAAGCTCGCCACGTGCCTCGTGGTCGGCGCGTTCCTCATCGCGCTCCTCCCGCTCGTCTCCGTCCTGTGGACCGTGGTGGTCGAGGGCCTCAAGGGGCTCACGACGCCGGGCTTCCTCGGCACGTCCATGAACGGCGTGAGCGGCATCCAGGACAACGAGTCCGTCAACAACGGCACCCATGTGCTCGGCGGCATCTACCACGCCCTCATGGGCACGCTGCTCATCACCCTCTGGGCGACGATCATCTCCGTGCCGATCGGCCTGCTCACCTCGATCTACCTCGTCGAGTACGGCAACGGCCGCCCCCTCGCGAAGGCGATCACGTTCTTCGTCGACGTCATGACCGGCATCCCCTCGATCGTCGCGGGCCTGTTCGCCGCGGCCTTCTTCGCCACGCTCCTCGGCCCCGGCACCAAGACCGGCTTCGTGGCGGCCGTCGCGCTGTCGGTGCTCATGATCCCCGTGGTGGTCCGCTCGAGCGAGGAGATGCTGCGGATCGTCCCCAACGAGCTGCGCGAGGCCGCATACGCGCTCGGCGTGCGGAAGTGGCGCACCGTCCTCAAGGTGGTGATCCCGACGGCGATCTCCGGCATCGCCTCCGGCGTCACCCTCGCGATCGCCCGCGTCATCGGCGAGACGGCACCGATCCTCGTCACCGCGGGGTTCGCGACGAAGATCAACCTCAACGTGTTCTCCGACTGGATGTCCTCGCTGCCGAC
Proteins encoded:
- the pstA gene encoding phosphate ABC transporter permease PstA, yielding MATTVLQRRSSALTRNRLPRFAPWAALAVALVVGAAAASLVGFSLFGWGIFAAIAFTVVYAGWSAAVEGPRKAKDKLATCLVVGAFLIALLPLVSVLWTVVVEGLKGLTTPGFLGTSMNGVSGIQDNESVNNGTHVLGGIYHALMGTLLITLWATIISVPIGLLTSIYLVEYGNGRPLAKAITFFVDVMTGIPSIVAGLFAAAFFATLLGPGTKTGFVAAVALSVLMIPVVVRSSEEMLRIVPNELREAAYALGVRKWRTVLKVVIPTAISGIASGVTLAIARVIGETAPILVTAGFATKINLNVFSDWMSSLPTFIYTQILNPTSPSNPDPSTQRAWGAALVLIIFVMLLNLIARLIARVFAPKTGR